The Solibacillus daqui genome has a segment encoding these proteins:
- a CDS encoding HAD family hydrolase, whose translation MKYEIVLFDLDGTIIDPKEGITKSVQYALGKMGVAVENCEALESFIGPPLQQSFKEQFGFSDHQANEAISYYRERYKPTGIYENTVYEGMNELLAELKSAGCQLAIATSKPTVFAQNIAEHYDFARYFDVIIGSELDGSRTLKAEVIEEALNRLGNPEISKCVMIGDRKYDIIGSKTNDMESVGVEFGYGSKQELAEANATYIAQSIAQLRDVLMK comes from the coding sequence ATGAAATATGAAATTGTGTTATTTGATTTGGATGGAACGATAATCGATCCGAAAGAGGGCATTACAAAAAGTGTACAATATGCATTAGGAAAAATGGGGGTAGCAGTGGAAAACTGTGAGGCGTTAGAAAGTTTTATCGGCCCACCTTTGCAACAATCATTTAAGGAGCAATTCGGTTTTAGTGACCATCAAGCAAATGAGGCCATCAGCTATTACCGAGAGCGTTATAAACCAACAGGTATTTATGAAAATACAGTGTATGAGGGTATGAACGAATTATTAGCTGAACTAAAATCTGCTGGCTGTCAGTTGGCAATTGCGACATCAAAGCCAACAGTGTTTGCACAAAATATTGCAGAACACTATGATTTCGCACGTTATTTTGATGTGATCATAGGTAGTGAATTGGATGGTTCACGTACATTAAAGGCAGAGGTAATTGAAGAGGCATTGAATCGATTAGGGAACCCTGAAATCTCAAAATGTGTCATGATTGGTGACCGGAAATATGACATTATTGGTTCAAAGACAAATGATATGGAAAGCGTGGGGGTGGAATTCGGCTATGGCTCGAAGCAAGAATTAGCCGAAGCGAACGCAACTTATATTGCGCAATCAATAGCGCAATTACGTGACGTACTAATGAAATAA
- a CDS encoding pyruvate, water dikinase regulatory protein, which yields MKKITIFVVSDSVGETGEAAAKAAVSQFRPSFENVRIRKFPHINNEELLEKIVHIAVLNEATIIFTLVSREMRREMRELAQQHQISAIDLLGSMMDLIETSTGEEPLQRPGLVHKLDDDYFKKIEAIEFAVKYDDGQDPRGIPLADIVLIGVSRTSKTPLSQYLAHKSYKVANVPLVPEVTPPEELMQIDPKKCFGLVITPEKLNNIRKERLITLGLTEDAFYAQQARIEQEISYFYSIVDKIGCQAIDVTNRAVEETAHKIIDLYEREYK from the coding sequence ATGAAAAAGATTACGATATTCGTTGTTTCGGACTCAGTCGGTGAAACGGGGGAAGCGGCAGCAAAGGCAGCGGTTAGCCAATTTCGTCCAAGTTTTGAGAATGTAAGAATTCGCAAGTTTCCTCACATTAATAATGAAGAGTTGTTAGAAAAGATTGTTCATATCGCGGTATTAAATGAAGCGACTATTATTTTTACATTGGTTTCTAGAGAGATGCGTAGGGAAATGCGGGAGCTCGCACAACAGCATCAAATTTCAGCTATCGATTTATTAGGCTCGATGATGGATTTAATCGAAACATCAACAGGGGAAGAGCCGCTACAAAGACCTGGTCTTGTACATAAACTTGATGATGATTATTTCAAAAAAATTGAAGCGATTGAATTTGCAGTGAAATATGATGATGGGCAGGACCCACGTGGGATTCCATTAGCTGATATTGTATTGATTGGAGTTTCGCGTACATCTAAAACGCCGCTCTCTCAATATTTAGCTCATAAAAGTTATAAAGTAGCGAATGTACCACTTGTGCCTGAAGTAACACCACCAGAAGAATTGATGCAAATCGACCCGAAAAAATGCTTCGGTTTAGTCATCACACCAGAAAAATTAAACAATATTCGAAAAGAACGTCTCATAACACTTGGTCTTACAGAAGATGCCTTTTATGCGCAACAGGCACGAATTGAGCAAGAAATTAGCTATTTTTATAGTATTGTTGATAAAATAGGTTGTCAGGCAATCGATGTTACAAATCGTGCGGTTGAAGAAACGGCTCATAAAATTATTGATTTATATGAACGAGAATATAAATAA
- a CDS encoding helix-turn-helix transcriptional regulator produces MSLIELNKRQDAILQIVKENGPITGEHIAERLGLTRATLRPDLAILTMAGFLDARPRVGYFYAGKKSAVVLTESMLNLKVKDFQASPVVVLDQMTVYDAIIHMFSEDVGTLFVIDGDEILQGVLSRKDLLRSSIGSQDLNKIPVHMIMTRMPNIAYCKNSDTLVDAAKKLIERAIDSMPVVKETEAGVQVIGRLTKTNITRAFISLAETHDL; encoded by the coding sequence GTGAGTCTAATAGAACTCAATAAACGTCAAGATGCGATCTTGCAAATTGTAAAAGAAAACGGCCCAATTACGGGTGAGCATATAGCTGAGCGCCTCGGTTTAACACGTGCAACTTTGCGACCGGATTTAGCAATATTGACAATGGCGGGATTTTTAGATGCGCGACCAAGAGTCGGCTATTTTTATGCGGGGAAAAAGTCTGCAGTTGTATTAACGGAGTCAATGCTTAACTTAAAAGTAAAAGATTTTCAAGCATCTCCTGTAGTCGTACTTGACCAAATGACGGTGTACGATGCGATTATTCATATGTTTTCAGAAGATGTCGGAACACTATTTGTCATTGATGGCGATGAAATCTTACAAGGTGTATTATCGCGTAAAGACTTGTTACGCTCGAGTATCGGTTCTCAAGATTTAAATAAAATCCCTGTGCACATGATTATGACACGTATGCCAAACATTGCCTATTGCAAGAATTCAGATACCTTAGTTGATGCAGCTAAAAAACTAATTGAACGTGCAATTGACTCGATGCCAGTTGTTAAAGAAACAGAAGCAGGAGTTCAAGTTATTGGTCGATTAACAAAGACAAATATTACTCGTGCCTTTATTTCTTTGGCAGAAACTCATGATTTATAG
- a CDS encoding glycine--tRNA ligase, which yields MAEKSMETIVSLAKHRGFVFPGSEIYGGLANTWDYGPLGVELKNNVKKAWWLKFVQESEHNVGLDAAILMNPKAWVASGHVGNFNDPMIDCKACKARHRADKLIEDASLTKTGKEIIVDGMTFDQMKAKMEELEVACPDCGKIDFTDIRQFNLMFKTHQGVTESSSNEIYLRPETAQGIFVNFKNVQRSMRKRTPFGIAQVGKSFRNEITPGNFTFRTREFEQMELEFFCKPGEDLEWHSYWKNFCKDWLLNLGMKEDSMRLRDHEDDELSHYSNATTDIEFRFPFGWGELWGIADRTDFDLKQHMEHSGEDFTYIDPVTNERYVPYCIEPSLGADRVTLAFLCDAYEEEQLEGDDTRTVLRFHPALAPFKAAVLPLSKKLSEEAGDVWAELRKAFPVDFDESQSIGKRYRRQDEIGTPFCITYDFDSKEDGQVTVRHRDSMEQVRMPITDVKAYIEKHLVF from the coding sequence ATGGCAGAAAAATCAATGGAAACAATCGTATCTTTAGCAAAACACCGCGGCTTCGTATTCCCAGGTTCTGAAATTTACGGCGGTTTAGCAAACACTTGGGATTACGGTCCATTAGGTGTGGAATTAAAAAACAACGTTAAAAAAGCATGGTGGCTAAAATTCGTTCAAGAATCTGAACACAATGTAGGTCTTGACGCAGCAATTCTAATGAATCCTAAAGCTTGGGTTGCTTCTGGTCACGTTGGTAACTTCAATGACCCAATGATTGACTGTAAAGCATGTAAAGCGCGTCACCGTGCCGACAAATTAATTGAAGATGCTTCATTAACAAAAACAGGTAAAGAAATTATCGTTGATGGTATGACATTCGACCAAATGAAAGCCAAGATGGAAGAGTTAGAAGTAGCTTGTCCTGACTGCGGTAAAATCGATTTCACTGACATCCGTCAATTCAACTTAATGTTCAAAACACACCAAGGTGTAACAGAATCTTCATCAAATGAAATTTACCTACGTCCTGAAACAGCTCAAGGGATTTTCGTTAACTTTAAAAATGTGCAACGTTCTATGCGTAAACGTACGCCATTTGGTATCGCACAAGTTGGTAAATCATTCCGTAACGAAATTACACCAGGTAACTTCACATTCCGTACACGTGAATTCGAACAAATGGAATTAGAATTCTTCTGTAAGCCAGGTGAAGACTTAGAATGGCACTCTTACTGGAAAAACTTCTGTAAAGATTGGTTACTAAACCTAGGTATGAAAGAAGATTCTATGCGTTTACGTGACCACGAAGATGATGAGTTATCTCACTACTCGAACGCAACAACTGATATTGAATTCCGATTCCCATTCGGTTGGGGCGAATTATGGGGTATCGCAGACCGTACAGATTTCGACTTAAAACAACATATGGAGCATTCAGGCGAAGATTTCACTTACATTGATCCAGTAACAAACGAACGTTATGTACCATACTGCATCGAACCATCTTTAGGCGCTGACCGTGTAACGTTAGCATTCTTATGCGACGCTTACGAAGAAGAGCAATTAGAAGGCGACGATACACGTACAGTATTACGCTTCCACCCTGCTTTAGCACCATTCAAAGCAGCGGTATTACCATTATCAAAAAAATTATCAGAAGAAGCTGGCGACGTATGGGCTGAATTACGTAAAGCATTCCCAGTTGATTTTGATGAGTCTCAATCAATCGGTAAACGCTACCGTCGTCAAGACGAAATCGGTACACCATTCTGTATCACATACGACTTCGATTCAAAAGAAGACGGACAAGTAACAGTACGCCACCGCGATTCAATGGAGCAAGTCCGTATGCCGATTACAGATGTAAAAGCTTATATTGAAAAACACCTTGTATTCTAA